In Caproiciproducens sp. NJN-50, the following are encoded in one genomic region:
- a CDS encoding exosporium glycoprotein BclB-related protein — protein MGFQGFTGDPGPAGPPGPRGPIGPRGPAGTAGPAGSSAIIPFASGTPVTLTTVAGGAPGTVGLVAFGVSAPGAFLLGSIDLSDLANFAFSMPRSGIVTSVAAFFSTTAALSLAGTSLVITAQLYSSAIVNNTFSPVPGAFVSLPALSGTVPIGTPVSGITSGLAVPVTAQTRLLMVFSASALGITSINTVWGHASAGISIN, from the coding sequence ATGGGATTTCAGGGGTTCACGGGGGACCCCGGTCCGGCGGGCCCTCCGGGACCCCGGGGACCGATCGGTCCGAGAGGCCCGGCCGGAACAGCCGGACCGGCCGGTTCCTCGGCAATCATTCCATTCGCTTCCGGCACGCCGGTCACTCTGACAACGGTGGCGGGGGGCGCGCCCGGTACTGTCGGGCTGGTCGCTTTTGGCGTGAGCGCGCCCGGCGCCTTCCTTCTCGGATCCATCGACTTATCGGATCTTGCCAACTTCGCGTTCTCCATGCCGCGCAGCGGGATCGTCACTTCCGTCGCCGCCTTCTTCAGCACAACGGCGGCGCTCTCCCTAGCAGGCACCTCCCTCGTGATCACCGCCCAGCTGTACAGCTCGGCGATCGTAAACAACACATTCTCGCCGGTTCCCGGGGCTTTCGTCAGCCTGCCGGCACTGAGCGGCACGGTCCCCATCGGGACTCCCGTGAGCGGCATCACGAGCGGCCTTGCCGTTCCCGTCACCGCGCAGACAAGGCTTCTAATGGTCTTCTCCGCATCCGCGTTGGGCATCACTTCGATCAACACGGTCTGGGGGCATGCCAGCGCGGGAATTTCCATCAACTAA
- a CDS encoding phosphoenolpyruvate carboxykinase (GTP), whose protein sequence is MTQNQSVLEWIEKMKALVTPDKVLWIDGTQEQIELLRAEACKTGEMIELNEEKLPGCYLHRTAVNDVARVEGRTFICSRKEEDAGPTNHWMEPSKAYEMLYGIARNSYRGRTMYVIPYSMGPVGSPFSKIGIELTDSIYVVLNMCIMTRVGTEVVKALGNSGEWVRGLHCKCQIDEEKRYICHFPEDNTIISVNSGYGGNVLLGKKCFALRIASYLGKTEGWMAEHMLILGIQNPLGEIKYVAAAFPSACGKTNLAMLIPPEFYRKKGYRVWTVGDDIAWMRVGPDGRLWAVNPENGFFGVAPGTNEKSNPNALATTKSGTIFTNVAHNLDDNTVWWEGLDHNPPKNGMDWKGRPWDGTTSKEKGAHPNSRFTAPAKNCPCVSPEFDSGRGVPISAIIFGGRRAHTTPLVYQSRDWNNGVFVGSIMASETTAAATGAVGVVRRDPMAMLPFCGYHMGDYFKHWIDMGARLGDKAPKIFNVNWFRLDEQGHFIWPGFGDNLRVLEWIIRRCEGKADAVDTPIGYVPKADDINLTDLDMNIGTLQSILDVDKAEWRKEADGIEEFYQKFGEKLPPEIKAELNKLKDRLA, encoded by the coding sequence ATGACTCAGAACCAATCGGTGTTGGAATGGATCGAAAAAATGAAGGCGCTTGTCACTCCGGACAAAGTTCTCTGGATTGACGGAACTCAGGAGCAAATTGAATTATTGAGAGCCGAAGCTTGCAAAACCGGCGAAATGATCGAGCTCAATGAGGAAAAGCTGCCCGGTTGCTATCTCCACCGCACGGCGGTCAACGACGTGGCGCGCGTGGAAGGACGCACCTTTATCTGCTCCCGCAAAGAGGAAGACGCGGGGCCGACCAATCACTGGATGGAGCCGTCGAAGGCCTACGAAATGCTGTACGGCATTGCCAGAAACAGCTATCGGGGCCGCACGATGTACGTCATCCCTTATTCGATGGGACCCGTGGGCTCGCCGTTTTCAAAGATCGGCATCGAGCTGACGGACTCTATTTATGTTGTTTTGAACATGTGCATCATGACCCGGGTCGGCACGGAGGTTGTCAAAGCGCTCGGCAACAGCGGTGAATGGGTGCGCGGCCTCCACTGCAAATGCCAGATCGACGAGGAAAAGCGGTACATCTGCCATTTCCCGGAGGACAACACCATCATTTCCGTCAATTCCGGTTACGGCGGGAACGTCCTGCTCGGCAAAAAGTGCTTCGCGCTGCGCATCGCCTCCTACCTTGGCAAAACCGAGGGCTGGATGGCGGAACATATGCTGATTCTCGGGATTCAGAATCCGCTGGGCGAGATCAAATATGTTGCGGCGGCGTTTCCGTCTGCGTGCGGCAAAACGAACCTCGCCATGCTGATTCCGCCGGAGTTCTACCGCAAAAAGGGCTACAGGGTCTGGACGGTCGGCGACGACATCGCCTGGATGCGCGTCGGTCCGGACGGCAGGCTGTGGGCCGTCAATCCGGAGAACGGATTCTTCGGCGTGGCGCCCGGCACCAACGAAAAGTCCAACCCGAACGCGCTCGCGACGACGAAATCCGGCACGATCTTTACAAATGTAGCGCATAATCTGGACGACAACACCGTCTGGTGGGAGGGCCTCGACCACAATCCGCCGAAGAACGGGATGGATTGGAAAGGCCGCCCCTGGGATGGGACAACCAGCAAGGAAAAGGGCGCCCACCCGAACAGCCGCTTCACCGCGCCGGCCAAGAACTGCCCGTGCGTCAGCCCTGAGTTCGACAGCGGCCGCGGCGTCCCGATTTCCGCGATCATTTTCGGCGGGCGCCGCGCGCACACCACTCCGCTGGTGTACCAGTCCAGGGACTGGAACAACGGCGTGTTCGTAGGTTCCATCATGGCCTCCGAAACAACCGCCGCCGCGACCGGCGCCGTGGGCGTCGTGCGCCGCGACCCGATGGCCATGCTGCCGTTCTGCGGCTACCATATGGGCGACTATTTCAAGCACTGGATCGACATGGGCGCGAGGCTTGGCGACAAGGCCCCGAAGATCTTCAACGTCAACTGGTTCCGGCTTGACGAGCAGGGCCACTTTATCTGGCCGGGTTTCGGTGACAACCTGCGCGTGCTCGAATGGATCATCAGGCGCTGCGAGGGCAAGGCGGACGCGGTGGATACCCCGATCGGCTATGTGCCGAAAGCGGACGACATCAATCTGACGGATCTTGACATGAATATCGGCACGCTGCAGTCGATTCTTGATGTGGACAAAGCGGAATGGCGGAAGGAAGCCGACGGGATTGAGGAATTCTACCAGAAATTCGGCGAGAAGCTCCCGCCGGAAATCAAAGCGGAATTGAATAAATTAAAAGATCGGCTTGCATAG
- the ymfI gene encoding elongation factor P 5-aminopentanone reductase yields the protein MKKALVTGASGGIGRAVSARLAAEGYRMVLHYHKNEKRARSLLEELTRAHGGEAAVLARADLSDSAQVAELFRAAGKVDLLVNNAGIAQQKLFTDLTDRDWDEMFNVDVRGVFLCCRAVLPAMIREKSGCIINISSMWGQVGASCEVHYSAAKAAVIGLTKALAKEVGPSGIRVNCIAPGVIATEMNAGFSGETMEQLRRETPLCRIGSPEDIAQAAAFLASPQAGFITGQVLGVSGGMVI from the coding sequence ATGAAAAAAGCGCTTGTTACGGGGGCCTCCGGCGGAATCGGGCGGGCGGTGTCCGCCCGGCTCGCCGCCGAAGGCTACCGGATGGTGCTGCACTACCACAAAAACGAGAAGCGCGCGCGCAGCCTGCTGGAAGAGCTGACGCGCGCTCACGGCGGGGAAGCCGCCGTTCTGGCGCGGGCGGATCTTTCCGATTCCGCTCAGGTGGCGGAACTGTTCCGCGCCGCGGGAAAAGTCGATCTGCTGGTCAACAATGCGGGCATTGCCCAGCAGAAGCTGTTCACCGACCTGACGGACCGCGACTGGGACGAAATGTTCAATGTGGATGTGCGCGGCGTGTTCCTTTGCTGCCGCGCCGTCCTTCCGGCCATGATCCGGGAAAAGAGCGGCTGCATCATCAATATTTCATCCATGTGGGGGCAGGTCGGCGCATCCTGCGAGGTGCATTACTCCGCCGCCAAGGCAGCCGTCATCGGCCTGACGAAGGCTTTGGCCAAGGAGGTCGGCCCTTCCGGCATCCGGGTCAACTGCATCGCCCCCGGGGTGATCGCCACGGAAATGAACGCGGGTTTTTCCGGGGAAACGATGGAACAGCTTCGGCGGGAGACCCCGCTGTGCCGGATCGGTTCGCCGGAGGATATCGCGCAGGCCGCGGCGTTCCTCGCATCGCCGCAGGCCGGGTTTATCACCGGCCAGGTGCTTGGGGTCAGCGGCGGAATGGTGATCTGA
- the rimI gene encoding ribosomal protein S18-alanine N-acetyltransferase → MDGLRLVPMAARHLDSLAELERICFAEPWTLKGLEAELSCDTAVFLVAECGGAVAGYAGMHCVCGECYVDNIAVFPRFRRGGVGRALTQGLIERARGRNAGFFSLEVRPSNAAAVALYESLGLREAGRRKNFYRSPPEDALILTLNFRAE, encoded by the coding sequence ATGGATGGTCTGAGACTGGTTCCCATGGCGGCGCGCCATCTGGACAGTCTTGCGGAGCTGGAGCGGATCTGTTTTGCCGAACCGTGGACACTCAAGGGGCTTGAAGCGGAGCTGTCCTGCGATACCGCCGTGTTTCTGGTCGCGGAGTGCGGCGGGGCGGTCGCGGGTTACGCCGGGATGCACTGCGTCTGCGGGGAATGCTATGTGGACAATATCGCCGTTTTCCCGCGCTTCCGGCGCGGGGGCGTCGGCCGCGCGCTGACGCAGGGGCTGATCGAGCGGGCGCGGGGGCGGAACGCGGGATTTTTCAGCCTGGAAGTCCGGCCCTCCAACGCGGCGGCGGTCGCGCTCTATGAATCGCTCGGCCTGCGGGAGGCCGGGCGCAGGAAAAACTTCTACCGTTCGCCGCCGGAGGACGCGCTGATTCTGACGCTGAATTTCCGGGCAGAGTGA
- the tsaD gene encoding tRNA (adenosine(37)-N6)-threonylcarbamoyltransferase complex transferase subunit TsaD: MRILGIESSCDETAAAVVDDGRTILSNAVASQVEEHRLYGGVVPEIASRRHCEAISGIVQKALDDAGTDLNGIDAVAVTYAPGLIGALLVGVNFAKGLALSADKPLVPVHHLRSHIAANYLTHPELEPPFLCLVVSGGHTHLIDVRGYTGFRVLGRTRDDAAGEAFDKAARAMGMPYPGGVELDKIAESGNDKAYRLPRPSVDGAPFDFSFSGLKTNVINLLHNAEQRGETVSIPDLAASYRRAVVDCLVRNALLAAEQTGAQKLVTAGGVSANSLLRRELRARCAERGLSFYCPRLSLCGDNGAMVAAQGYYEFAAGNIAGPDLNACAELPVEFSPV, encoded by the coding sequence ATGCGAATTCTAGGAATTGAATCCTCCTGCGACGAAACCGCCGCCGCCGTGGTGGACGACGGCAGGACGATCCTCTCCAATGCGGTGGCTTCTCAGGTGGAAGAACACCGGCTGTACGGCGGAGTCGTGCCTGAAATTGCGTCCCGCAGGCACTGCGAGGCGATTTCAGGTATCGTGCAGAAGGCGCTGGACGACGCGGGGACGGATCTGAACGGGATCGACGCCGTTGCGGTCACTTATGCCCCCGGGCTGATCGGCGCGCTGTTGGTCGGCGTCAATTTCGCGAAGGGGCTGGCCCTTTCGGCGGACAAGCCTCTTGTGCCGGTGCATCACCTGCGCTCCCACATCGCGGCGAATTACCTGACCCACCCGGAGCTGGAACCTCCGTTCCTGTGCCTGGTGGTTTCCGGAGGTCACACGCACCTGATCGACGTGCGGGGCTACACCGGCTTTCGTGTGCTCGGCCGCACCCGCGACGACGCCGCGGGCGAAGCGTTCGACAAAGCCGCGCGCGCGATGGGCATGCCGTATCCCGGCGGGGTGGAACTGGATAAAATTGCCGAGAGCGGCAATGATAAGGCGTACCGGCTCCCGCGGCCTTCCGTGGACGGCGCGCCCTTTGATTTCAGCTTTTCCGGCCTGAAAACCAATGTCATCAATCTGCTGCACAACGCGGAACAGCGCGGAGAAACGGTTTCGATTCCGGACCTTGCGGCGTCCTACCGCAGGGCCGTCGTCGACTGCCTGGTGAGAAACGCCCTGCTGGCGGCAGAGCAAACCGGGGCCCAAAAGCTGGTCACGGCGGGCGGCGTTTCGGCCAATTCCCTTCTGCGCCGGGAGCTGCGCGCGCGCTGTGCCGAGCGCGGCCTCTCCTTTTACTGCCCGCGGCTTTCCCTCTGCGGCGACAACGGGGCCATGGTCGCGGCGCAGGGGTACTATGAATTTGCCGCGGGAAATATCGCCGGTCCGGACCTGAACGCCTGTGCCGAGCTTCCGGTGGAATTTTCTCCTGTATAA
- a CDS encoding putative RNA methyltransferase, with amino-acid sequence MGIFACPVCGAPLAREEKACRCANGHSYDIAKEGYVYLLPPNKRHSADPGDSREMIASRRRFLESGYYRIFSDRLNALVRDHVETDRPVLLDAGCGEGYYAGRLREFLLENGGRPEQYGFDISKSAVRAAAKKYGEISFAVGSMFGIPVLNGSVDAVTDVFAPIVPEELLRVLRPGGLLVLAVPSERHLYGLKELLYDEPYENERRDTEYPGFAFLERVPVRGTVAISGTRAVEDLFAMTPYFRKTPREGCERLARTQALTTETGFDFLLYRKVGE; translated from the coding sequence ATGGGGATTTTCGCATGCCCCGTCTGCGGGGCGCCGCTCGCGCGGGAAGAAAAGGCCTGCCGCTGTGCGAACGGGCACAGCTACGACATCGCGAAAGAGGGCTACGTCTATCTGCTGCCGCCGAACAAGAGGCACTCCGCCGATCCGGGCGACAGCCGGGAGATGATCGCCTCCCGCCGCAGGTTCCTGGAGTCAGGGTACTACCGGATTTTCAGCGACCGGCTGAACGCGCTGGTTCGGGACCATGTGGAAACGGACCGCCCCGTGCTTCTGGACGCGGGCTGCGGCGAAGGGTACTACGCGGGCCGGCTGCGGGAGTTCCTTCTGGAAAACGGCGGAAGGCCGGAGCAGTACGGCTTCGACATTTCCAAATCCGCCGTGCGGGCCGCGGCGAAAAAATACGGAGAAATTTCCTTTGCGGTCGGCAGCATGTTCGGCATTCCCGTTCTTAACGGTTCCGTGGACGCCGTGACGGATGTTTTCGCGCCGATCGTGCCCGAAGAGCTGCTCCGGGTCCTGCGCCCGGGGGGCCTTCTGGTCCTCGCTGTTCCGTCGGAGCGCCATCTGTACGGGCTGAAAGAACTCCTGTACGACGAGCCGTATGAGAACGAGCGCAGGGACACGGAATATCCCGGCTTCGCCTTTCTGGAACGCGTGCCGGTGAGGGGAACCGTTGCGATCAGCGGGACACGGGCCGTGGAGGATCTGTTCGCCATGACCCCTTATTTCCGCAAAACCCCGCGCGAAGGCTGCGAACGCCTTGCCCGGACCCAAGCGCTGACCACGGAAACAGGATTCGATTTCTTACTCTATCGCAAGGTGGGAGAATGA
- a CDS encoding BclA C-terminal domain-containing protein, whose amino-acid sequence MSCFSYNDLNPCHRVIPAFVPIQPCCPCCPPDPCPPCPCPCPPTPPVCDPRVPSYAFYYTTASQAVAAGNGVVFGAGSSTPDIVLSNGALLFSKPGIYLIQYQISLTAPVAGTTISLSLNGFQVAGSTVVTTTDTGYSGQAIVSVPAGGIVSLTVSAASTVSFASITAVRISC is encoded by the coding sequence TTGAGCTGTTTTAGTTATAATGATCTCAACCCGTGCCATCGGGTGATCCCCGCGTTCGTTCCGATCCAGCCGTGCTGCCCGTGCTGCCCGCCTGATCCCTGCCCGCCCTGTCCCTGTCCCTGCCCCCCCACTCCTCCCGTTTGCGATCCCAGGGTTCCGTCCTACGCATTTTATTACACCACCGCATCACAGGCCGTTGCAGCGGGTAACGGCGTGGTCTTCGGGGCTGGCAGCTCCACTCCGGACATCGTCCTTTCCAACGGGGCCTTGTTGTTCTCCAAGCCGGGTATCTATCTGATTCAATACCAGATTTCCCTGACCGCTCCTGTAGCGGGCACCACAATCAGCCTTTCCCTCAACGGGTTCCAAGTCGCCGGTTCAACAGTGGTCACAACCACGGACACCGGCTACAGCGGCCAGGCGATTGTCAGCGTCCCTGCCGGCGGAATCGTCTCTCTGACGGTGAGCGCCGCTTCGACTGTTTCCTTCGCCAGCATTACAGCCGTTCGCATTTCCTGCTAA
- a CDS encoding type I phosphomannose isomerase catalytic subunit, translating to MNTPYPIRLNAACKDYLWGGTRLRTEYHQNSAARKVAESWVLSCHPNGPAVIANGECRGLTLAEYIGRAGRRVLGTDCEKFPDFPVLIKLIDAKEALSIQVHPDNAYARAHEGGSGKTEMWYVIGREKGAFLYYGFDHEISKEEFRERIENNTLPEVLNKVMVEPGDVLLIESGTLHAIGAGILIAEVQQNSDLTYRISDYGRLGADGKPRELHIPQALDVTRRCRPERPVGPQGEEIAEPGCVRQLLSSCEYFTVTHMKITEYTLCAGEKSFQSLVCLDGDAVLLDRGRALLPFGKGDSIFIPAGFGRYTVKGDCEILLTEV from the coding sequence ATGAATACGCCGTATCCCATCCGCCTGAACGCCGCCTGCAAGGATTACCTCTGGGGCGGCACCCGGCTGAGAACCGAATATCATCAGAACAGCGCGGCGCGGAAGGTCGCGGAAAGCTGGGTCCTTTCCTGCCACCCGAACGGCCCGGCCGTCATCGCAAACGGCGAATGCAGGGGCCTGACCCTCGCGGAATATATCGGCAGGGCCGGCCGCAGGGTTCTGGGCACGGACTGCGAAAAATTCCCGGATTTTCCCGTGCTGATCAAGCTGATCGACGCGAAGGAAGCCCTTTCCATTCAGGTTCACCCGGACAATGCGTACGCGCGCGCGCATGAGGGCGGGTCCGGAAAAACCGAAATGTGGTATGTCATCGGCCGCGAGAAGGGCGCGTTCCTTTACTATGGCTTCGATCACGAGATTTCAAAGGAAGAATTCCGCGAGCGGATCGAAAACAACACGCTGCCCGAAGTCCTCAACAAGGTCATGGTGGAGCCCGGGGACGTCCTGCTGATTGAATCCGGCACGCTTCACGCCATCGGCGCCGGAATCCTGATCGCCGAGGTCCAGCAGAACTCCGACCTGACCTACCGTATCTCCGATTACGGCCGGCTTGGAGCCGACGGGAAGCCCCGCGAGCTCCACATTCCGCAGGCGCTCGACGTTACGCGCCGCTGCCGGCCCGAACGCCCCGTCGGCCCGCAGGGAGAAGAAATCGCGGAACCCGGGTGCGTCCGGCAGCTGCTTTCCTCCTGTGAATATTTTACCGTCACCCACATGAAAATTACGGAATACACGCTGTGCGCGGGCGAAAAGAGCTTTCAGTCCCTTGTTTGTCTGGACGGCGACGCGGTGCTTCTGGACCGCGGCAGGGCGCTTCTCCCGTTTGGAAAAGGGGACAGCATCTTCATTCCCGCGGGATTCGGCCGCTATACCGTCAAGGGCGACTGCGAAATCCTCCTCACCGAGGTCTAA
- a CDS encoding NCS2 family permease: protein MADSTSSAIHPKGDFFNLKGNGTDVRTEILAGLTTFFTMAYIIFVNPAILGDAKMDKGAVMLATCIASAIGTLMSGLLSNYPLAQAPGMGLNAFFAYTICGTYGFSWRAGLAAVFISGTLFILITASGIREKIVDAIPLSMKRAISGGIGLFISIVALKGAGIVAPSESTIITLGNFTAPSTALALIGIFITVLLVVYGVKGGLFISIVATSLVGAVMQFGFGANVGIAKGLSTGSSLAPTFGQFLNGFPELLHTNEGFGVALFSLIAVLISLTMVDMFDTVGTLYGTAGKAGFLTPEGKLPNATRAMMADAIATAVGSVFGTSTVTTYVESSAGISEGGKTGLTSVTTAICFILAIFLSPFLGFIPGSATYPVLLIVGVMMIGGVRDVDWDDMETAIPCFLTIAMMPFAYSISEGIAFGSISYCFIKLVRGKAKEVSPILYIIAVLFIIRYVLEYVHF from the coding sequence ATGGCAGACAGTACATCGTCGGCGATCCATCCCAAGGGCGACTTTTTCAACCTGAAGGGGAACGGCACGGACGTCCGCACGGAGATCCTTGCGGGGCTCACCACATTTTTCACCATGGCTTATATCATTTTCGTCAATCCGGCCATTCTGGGCGACGCGAAGATGGACAAGGGCGCGGTGATGCTGGCAACCTGCATCGCATCGGCAATCGGCACCCTGATGAGCGGCCTTCTGTCGAACTATCCGCTGGCACAGGCTCCGGGCATGGGGCTGAACGCGTTCTTCGCCTACACGATCTGCGGCACTTACGGCTTTTCCTGGAGGGCCGGGCTGGCCGCGGTTTTCATTTCCGGCACGCTTTTCATTCTGATTACGGCGAGCGGCATCCGTGAGAAGATCGTGGACGCCATTCCGCTTTCAATGAAAAGGGCCATCAGCGGCGGCATCGGGCTGTTTATTTCGATTGTCGCGCTCAAAGGCGCCGGGATCGTCGCGCCGAGCGAATCCACCATCATCACGCTCGGGAACTTTACGGCTCCGTCCACGGCGCTTGCCCTGATCGGAATTTTCATTACGGTGCTGCTGGTTGTTTACGGCGTGAAGGGCGGCCTTTTCATCAGCATCGTTGCCACCAGCCTCGTTGGCGCCGTCATGCAGTTCGGTTTCGGCGCCAACGTCGGAATCGCCAAAGGCCTCTCGACCGGCAGTTCCCTCGCGCCGACTTTCGGACAGTTCCTGAACGGATTTCCGGAACTGCTCCATACAAACGAGGGCTTTGGCGTGGCGCTCTTCTCGCTGATCGCGGTTCTTATCTCCCTGACCATGGTAGACATGTTCGACACGGTCGGCACGTTGTACGGCACGGCGGGAAAAGCCGGTTTCCTCACTCCGGAGGGCAAGCTGCCGAACGCGACGCGGGCCATGATGGCCGACGCCATTGCGACCGCGGTCGGCTCGGTGTTCGGGACCTCCACGGTGACGACCTATGTGGAATCCAGCGCGGGAATTTCAGAAGGCGGAAAAACGGGCCTGACGAGCGTGACGACTGCCATCTGTTTTATCCTCGCGATTTTCCTTTCCCCGTTCCTCGGGTTTATCCCGGGCTCCGCGACTTATCCGGTCCTGCTGATTGTCGGCGTGATGATGATCGGGGGCGTGAGGGATGTCGACTGGGACGATATGGAGACCGCCATTCCCTGCTTCCTGACCATTGCCATGATGCCGTTTGCCTACAGCATTTCGGAGGGCATTGCGTTCGGGAGCATCAGCTACTGCTTCATCAAGCTGGTGCGCGGCAAAGCGAAAGAGGTCAGCCCGATCCTGTATATCATCGCGGTGCTGTTTATCATTCGCTATGTTTTGGAATACGTTCATTTTTAG